From Actinosynnema mirum DSM 43827, a single genomic window includes:
- a CDS encoding ATP synthase F0 subunit C, with product MILAEVAGNLNAVGYGIATIGPGIGVAFVAGKTVEAMARQPEMAGQLRTTMILGIAFTEALALLGLVAGFLFS from the coding sequence ATGATCCTTGCTGAGGTCGCAGGCAACCTCAACGCCGTCGGCTACGGCATCGCCACGATCGGCCCCGGCATCGGTGTCGCTTTCGTCGCGGGCAAGACCGTCGAGGCCATGGCCCGTCAGCCCGAGATGGCTGGCCAGCTGCGCACCACGATGATCCTGGGCATCGCGTTCACCGAGGCCCTGGCCCTGCTGGGCCTGGTCGCCGGCTTCCTCTTCAGCTGA
- a CDS encoding AtpZ/AtpI family protein has translation MSDKSDKPPPRGDGAVWSIIGTLVSGPAVWGGIGFLIDKTTESQIFTPIGLTVGFVTGFYIVYVRHGQG, from the coding sequence ATGAGTGACAAGTCAGACAAACCACCCCCAAGGGGTGACGGTGCTGTCTGGTCGATCATCGGCACGCTGGTGTCCGGCCCCGCGGTGTGGGGCGGTATCGGCTTCCTAATCGACAAGACCACCGAGAGCCAGATCTTCACTCCGATCGGGCTAACGGTGGGCTTTGTCACGGGGTTCTACATCGTCTATGTACGCCACGGTCAGGGCTGA
- a CDS encoding L-threonylcarbamoyladenylate synthase: protein MSTVYDCRVQDDRVAGLAAAAGAVRSGRLVVLPTDTVYGIGCDAFDAAAVRSLLAAKGRGPDMPVPVLVGSWTTIDGLVLSVPRQARSLIEAFWPGGLSLVLHHAPSLAWDLGQTRGTVMLRMPLHPVALELLRDVGPMAVSSANKSGFPPASSAAQAREQLGEDVQVYLDGGPSGENVASTIVDLTGTDPLVLREGAVPVADIASVLGVEVEVAR from the coding sequence GTGAGTACGGTCTACGACTGCCGAGTTCAGGACGACCGGGTGGCGGGTCTCGCCGCCGCCGCCGGAGCGGTCCGCTCGGGCAGGCTCGTCGTCCTCCCCACCGACACCGTCTACGGCATCGGCTGCGACGCTTTCGACGCTGCCGCCGTGCGGTCGCTGCTCGCCGCGAAGGGGCGCGGGCCCGACATGCCCGTCCCGGTGCTCGTCGGCTCCTGGACCACGATCGACGGCCTCGTGCTGTCGGTGCCGCGCCAGGCCCGCTCGCTGATCGAGGCGTTCTGGCCAGGCGGGCTGTCGCTGGTCCTGCACCACGCGCCCTCGCTGGCCTGGGACCTCGGGCAGACCAGGGGGACCGTGATGCTGCGGATGCCGCTGCACCCCGTCGCGCTCGAACTCCTGCGCGACGTGGGCCCGATGGCCGTCTCCAGCGCGAACAAGTCCGGCTTCCCGCCCGCCTCCAGCGCCGCCCAGGCGCGCGAGCAGCTGGGCGAGGACGTGCAGGTCTACCTCGACGGCGGTCCCTCCGGCGAGAACGTGGCCTCCACGATCGTCGACCTCACCGGGACGGACCCGCTGGTGCTGCGCGAGGGCGCGGTGCCGGTGGCCGACATCGCCTCGGTGCTGGGCGTCGAAGTCGAGGTCGCGCGCTAG
- the atpA gene encoding F0F1 ATP synthase subunit alpha, with protein sequence MAELTISSDEIRSAIEKYVSSYSPEVNREEVGVVAETYDGIAIVEGLPGTMTNELLEFPGGVLGVALNLEVREIGAVILGDFDKIEEGQEVKRTGQVLSVPVGDGFLGRVVNPLGQPIDGLGDIVADDNRALELQAATVLQRQPVGEPMQTGIKAIDSMTPIGRGQRQLIIGDRKTGKTAVCIDTIINQKKAWESGDPQQQVRCVYVAIGQKGSTIAGVKSALEEAGALEYTTIVAAPASDSAGFKWLAPYTGSAIGQHWMYEGKHVLIIFDDLTKQAEAYRAISLLLRRPPGREAYPGDVFYLHSRLLERCAKLSDDLGGGSMTGLPIIETKANDVSAYIPTNVISITDGQCFLESDLFNAGVRPAVNVGISVSRVGGAAQTKAMKTVSGSLRLDLSQFRELEAFSAFASDLDAASRAQLDRGARLVELLKQGQYSPVPMEEQVVSIYLGTKGHFDSVAIGDVRRFEGEFLDHLRRNHDVVLSSIRDTKKLSDDAEKGIVDAVNAFKKQFTASGGAPVVNEAAADAMAADKVGQESVKTSRSAPTEK encoded by the coding sequence ATGGCGGAGCTGACGATCTCGTCGGACGAGATCCGCAGTGCGATCGAGAAGTACGTCTCGAGCTACTCCCCGGAGGTCAACCGGGAAGAGGTCGGTGTCGTCGCCGAGACCTACGACGGCATCGCCATCGTCGAGGGTTTGCCCGGCACGATGACCAACGAGCTGCTGGAGTTCCCCGGCGGCGTCCTCGGAGTGGCGCTCAACCTGGAGGTCCGCGAGATCGGCGCGGTCATCCTCGGTGACTTCGACAAGATCGAGGAGGGCCAGGAGGTCAAGCGCACCGGCCAGGTCCTCTCGGTCCCGGTCGGCGACGGCTTCCTCGGCCGGGTGGTCAACCCCCTCGGCCAGCCCATCGACGGTCTCGGCGACATCGTCGCCGACGACAACCGCGCCCTGGAGCTCCAGGCCGCGACGGTGCTCCAGCGCCAGCCCGTGGGCGAGCCGATGCAGACCGGCATCAAGGCCATCGACTCGATGACCCCCATCGGCCGCGGCCAGCGCCAGCTGATCATCGGCGACCGCAAGACCGGCAAGACCGCGGTCTGCATCGACACGATCATCAACCAGAAGAAGGCGTGGGAGAGCGGCGACCCGCAGCAGCAGGTCCGCTGCGTCTACGTCGCCATCGGCCAGAAGGGCTCCACCATCGCGGGCGTCAAGTCCGCGCTGGAGGAGGCCGGGGCCCTGGAGTACACCACCATCGTGGCGGCTCCCGCGTCCGACTCGGCCGGCTTCAAGTGGCTGGCGCCGTACACCGGCTCCGCCATCGGCCAGCACTGGATGTACGAGGGCAAGCACGTCCTCATCATCTTCGACGACCTCACCAAGCAGGCCGAGGCGTACCGCGCGATCTCGCTGCTGCTGCGCCGCCCGCCGGGCCGCGAGGCCTACCCCGGTGACGTCTTCTACTTGCACTCGCGCCTGCTGGAGCGCTGCGCGAAGCTGTCCGACGACCTCGGCGGCGGCTCGATGACCGGTCTGCCGATCATCGAGACCAAGGCGAACGACGTGTCGGCGTACATCCCGACCAACGTCATCTCCATCACCGACGGCCAGTGCTTCCTGGAGTCGGACCTGTTCAACGCCGGCGTGCGCCCGGCCGTCAACGTGGGCATCTCGGTGTCCCGCGTCGGTGGCGCCGCGCAGACCAAGGCGATGAAGACGGTCTCCGGCTCGCTGCGCCTGGACCTGTCCCAGTTCCGCGAGCTGGAGGCGTTCTCCGCCTTCGCCTCGGACCTGGACGCGGCCTCGCGCGCCCAGCTGGACCGCGGCGCCCGCCTGGTCGAGCTGCTCAAGCAGGGCCAGTACTCGCCGGTCCCGATGGAGGAGCAGGTCGTCTCCATCTACCTCGGCACCAAGGGGCACTTCGACTCGGTCGCCATCGGCGACGTCCGCCGCTTCGAGGGCGAGTTCCTGGACCACCTGCGTCGCAACCACGACGTGGTGCTGTCCTCGATCCGCGACACCAAGAAGCTGTCCGACGACGCGGAGAAGGGCATCGTGGACGCGGTCAACGCGTTCAAGAAGCAGTTCACCGCCTCGGGTGGCGCGCCGGTCGTGAACGAGGCCGCCGCCGACGCCATGGCCGCCGACAAGGTCGGACAGGAGTCGGTGAAGACCAGCCGATCCGCTCCGACCGAGAAGTGA
- a CDS encoding F0F1 ATP synthase subunit B — protein MTEPLILAAEGAVNPLIPAVYDIVWSAVCLAIIGFVFWKKVLPLFQKVLAERTEKIEGGIARAEAAQAEASRTLEEYKEQLAEARAEAARIRDDARAEGQQIVEEMRDRAQAEYDRIVAHGHNELDAHRARIVSELRADLGRVAVDLAGKVVGESLEDQALRRGTVDRFLNELDAAAAPAAK, from the coding sequence ATGACCGAACCGCTGATCCTGGCGGCCGAGGGGGCTGTTAACCCCCTCATCCCGGCCGTCTACGACATCGTGTGGTCCGCGGTCTGCTTGGCGATCATCGGCTTCGTCTTCTGGAAGAAGGTGCTACCGCTCTTCCAGAAGGTGCTGGCCGAGCGCACCGAGAAGATCGAGGGCGGTATCGCCAGGGCCGAGGCCGCCCAGGCCGAGGCTTCTCGCACGCTGGAGGAGTACAAGGAGCAGCTCGCCGAGGCTCGCGCCGAGGCGGCCCGCATCCGTGACGACGCGCGGGCCGAGGGCCAGCAGATCGTCGAGGAGATGCGGGACCGGGCGCAGGCGGAGTACGACCGCATCGTCGCCCACGGCCACAACGAGCTCGACGCGCACCGCGCCCGCATCGTCTCCGAGCTGCGGGCCGACCTCGGCCGCGTGGCCGTCGACCTCGCGGGCAAGGTCGTCGGCGAGTCGCTGGAGGACCAGGCGCTGCGCCGCGGCACCGTGGACCGCTTCCTCAACGAGCTGGACGCCGCAGCGGCGCCCGCGGCGAAGTAG
- the prfA gene encoding peptide chain release factor 1, which translates to MTAPLDALIAEHGELETKLADPSVHADQAGARKLGKRYAELTPIVRAARELEQTRNDLGAARELAGEDPAFAEEADELSARIPQLEERLTELLLPRDPHDSSDVVMEIKSGEGGEESALFAGDLLRMYLRYAERQGWKAEVLDGTDSDLGGFKDVTVAIKSRGDGPDGVWSRLKYEGGVHRVQRVPVTESQGRIHTSAAGVLVIPETEDVASIEIDDKDLRVDVFRSSGKGGQSVNTTDSAVRITHLPTGIVVSCQNERSQLQNKARAMQVLQARLQALAEEKAQQEASDARRTQVRTVDRSERVRTYNFPESRISDHRVGYKAHNLDAVLDGELDAVLDALSAADRAERLAGG; encoded by the coding sequence GTGACCGCCCCGCTGGACGCACTGATCGCCGAGCACGGCGAGCTGGAGACCAAGCTCGCCGACCCCTCGGTGCACGCCGACCAGGCGGGAGCGCGCAAGCTCGGCAAGCGCTACGCCGAGCTGACCCCGATCGTGCGCGCCGCCCGCGAGCTGGAGCAGACGCGCAACGACCTGGGGGCGGCGCGCGAGCTGGCCGGGGAGGACCCGGCGTTCGCCGAGGAGGCGGACGAGCTGTCCGCGCGGATCCCGCAGCTGGAGGAGCGGCTCACCGAGCTGCTGCTGCCGCGCGACCCGCACGACTCGTCCGACGTGGTGATGGAGATCAAGTCCGGGGAGGGCGGCGAGGAGTCGGCGCTGTTCGCAGGCGACCTGCTGCGGATGTACCTGAGGTACGCGGAGCGGCAGGGGTGGAAGGCCGAGGTGCTCGACGGGACGGACTCGGACCTCGGCGGGTTCAAGGACGTGACGGTCGCGATCAAGTCGCGCGGGGACGGGCCGGACGGGGTGTGGTCGCGGCTCAAGTACGAGGGCGGCGTGCACCGGGTGCAGCGGGTGCCGGTGACCGAGTCGCAGGGGCGCATCCACACGTCGGCGGCCGGGGTGCTGGTGATCCCGGAGACCGAGGACGTGGCGTCGATCGAGATCGACGACAAGGACCTGCGGGTCGACGTGTTCCGGTCGTCCGGCAAGGGCGGGCAGAGCGTCAACACGACGGACTCGGCGGTGCGGATCACGCACCTGCCGACGGGGATCGTGGTGTCGTGCCAGAACGAGCGGTCGCAGCTGCAGAACAAGGCACGGGCGATGCAGGTGCTCCAGGCGCGGTTGCAGGCGCTGGCGGAGGAGAAGGCGCAGCAGGAGGCCTCGGACGCCCGGCGGACGCAGGTGCGGACGGTGGACCGGTCGGAGCGGGTGCGGACGTACAACTTCCCCGAGTCGCGGATCTCGGACCACCGGGTGGGGTACAAGGCGCACAACCTGGACGCGGTGCTGGACGGGGAGCTGGACGCGGTGCTGGACGCCCTGTCGGCGGCGGACCGGGCGGAGCGGCTGGCCGGGGGCTGA
- a CDS encoding acyl-CoA thioester hydrolase/BAAT C-terminal domain-containing protein has product MSGASAVVEVELERLSVPDGVRRVEFAGGVLFEPEGGGSGAAAAGVIVLGGSEGGLRELDAALLAGHGFAVLALPYFGAPGVPENLVDVPLEHVGGAVDALAERVGGPVGLVGGSRGGELALLAASVLPSVRAVVSVVGSGVVTQCVGAGKRLLEILEVDAAAWTWKGQPVPYLPHVVSPGMRAAIVDGEPVVLAEAFDLGDGFPEDVEIPVERIAGPVLLVSGDRDASWPSADLSEVAHRRLEANDHPHPHEHVVHPGAGHLLAGPPNRPQPDNVVDGPGVRFEMGGDRATTARAKADTWNRTTTFLKTHLKTRPKSQLKTQGSPDRTA; this is encoded by the coding sequence GTGTCCGGGGCGTCGGCGGTTGTCGAGGTCGAGCTGGAGCGGTTGTCCGTGCCTGACGGGGTGCGGCGTGTGGAGTTCGCGGGTGGGGTGCTGTTCGAGCCCGAGGGTGGGGGTTCGGGTGCTGCTGCTGCCGGGGTGATCGTGCTCGGTGGCAGCGAGGGCGGTCTGCGCGAGTTGGACGCCGCGCTGCTCGCCGGGCACGGGTTCGCCGTGTTGGCGCTGCCGTACTTCGGCGCGCCCGGTGTGCCCGAGAACCTGGTGGACGTGCCGCTGGAGCACGTCGGCGGCGCGGTGGACGCCCTGGCCGAGCGGGTTGGTGGGCCCGTGGGGCTGGTGGGCGGGTCGCGGGGTGGGGAGTTGGCGCTGTTGGCGGCGTCCGTCCTCCCCTCGGTGCGGGCCGTGGTCAGCGTGGTCGGGAGCGGGGTCGTGACGCAGTGCGTCGGGGCTGGCAAGCGGTTGCTGGAGATCCTCGAGGTGGACGCGGCGGCGTGGACCTGGAAGGGGCAGCCGGTGCCCTACCTGCCCCACGTCGTGAGTCCGGGGATGCGCGCGGCGATCGTGGACGGTGAGCCGGTCGTGCTGGCCGAGGCGTTCGACCTGGGCGACGGTTTTCCGGAGGACGTCGAGATCCCGGTGGAGCGCATCGCCGGACCGGTGCTCCTGGTCTCCGGTGACCGGGACGCCAGCTGGCCGAGTGCTGACCTGAGCGAGGTGGCGCACCGCAGGCTCGAGGCCAACGACCACCCGCACCCCCACGAGCACGTCGTCCACCCCGGAGCGGGCCACCTGCTCGCAGGTCCCCCGAACCGCCCCCAGCCGGACAACGTCGTGGACGGCCCCGGAGTCCGCTTCGAGATGGGCGGCGACCGCGCCACCACGGCTCGAGCCAAGGCCGACACCTGGAACCGCACCACCACCTTCCTCAAGACCCACCTCAAGACCCGCCCCAAGAGCCAACTCAAGACCCAGGGCAGCCCCGACCGCACGGCCTGA
- a CDS encoding glycosyltransferase family 4 protein, protein MGQLPAASNVLPVREYLLVALTAAVVTFLLVGLVRALAFRIGAVAHPRTRDVHVKPMPRMGGLAMYGGVLGGMMLAHQLPVLRSAFDFSYDPYAVVLGGGIIVLVGIVDDRFELDSLTKLAGQVTAAGVLVLYGLQWFVFWVPWGDDGSGTGSLLVLDQNQGALLSVLLAVTMINAMNFVDGLDGLAAGIGLIAAAATCAFSIGGVLANNEGDVGAYPPALIAACLAGACLGFLPHNFNPARIFMGDSGSMLIGLMLAAATTSASGKLNYESLNASDVLGLMSPLLVVAAVLFVPLLDLLMAIVRRTRKGQSPFSADKMHLHHRLLQIGHSQRRAVLLIYLWAGLLAFGAVSLTVFDTGVVAWCFLIGLLLAFFISAVPRLRESRKNRA, encoded by the coding sequence GTGGGCCAGTTGCCTGCCGCGTCCAACGTCCTCCCGGTCCGGGAGTACCTGCTCGTCGCGCTCACCGCCGCAGTGGTGACTTTCCTCCTCGTCGGCCTGGTCCGCGCGCTCGCGTTCCGGATCGGCGCGGTCGCCCACCCCCGAACACGCGACGTCCACGTCAAGCCGATGCCCCGCATGGGCGGCCTGGCCATGTACGGCGGCGTGCTCGGCGGGATGATGCTCGCCCACCAGCTGCCGGTGCTGCGCTCAGCCTTCGACTTCTCCTACGACCCCTACGCCGTCGTCCTCGGCGGCGGCATCATCGTGCTGGTCGGCATAGTCGACGACCGGTTCGAGCTCGACTCGCTCACCAAGCTCGCCGGCCAGGTCACGGCCGCAGGCGTGCTCGTCCTCTACGGCCTCCAGTGGTTCGTGTTCTGGGTGCCGTGGGGCGACGACGGCTCCGGCACCGGCTCGCTGCTGGTGCTCGACCAGAACCAGGGCGCGCTGCTGAGCGTGCTGCTCGCCGTCACGATGATCAACGCGATGAACTTCGTGGACGGCCTCGACGGCCTCGCCGCGGGCATCGGGCTGATCGCCGCCGCGGCGACCTGCGCGTTCTCCATCGGTGGTGTCCTCGCCAACAACGAGGGCGACGTCGGCGCCTACCCGCCCGCGCTGATCGCGGCGTGCCTGGCGGGCGCGTGCCTGGGCTTCCTGCCGCACAACTTCAACCCGGCCCGGATCTTCATGGGCGACTCGGGGTCGATGCTGATCGGCCTGATGCTCGCCGCCGCGACCACCTCGGCGTCCGGCAAGCTCAACTACGAGTCGCTCAACGCCAGCGACGTGCTCGGCCTGATGTCGCCCCTGCTGGTCGTCGCCGCGGTGCTGTTCGTGCCGCTGCTGGACCTGCTGATGGCGATCGTCCGGCGCACCCGCAAGGGGCAGAGCCCGTTCTCGGCGGACAAGATGCACCTGCACCACCGGCTGCTCCAGATCGGCCACTCGCAGCGCCGCGCCGTCCTGCTGATCTACCTGTGGGCCGGGCTGCTGGCGTTCGGCGCGGTCTCGCTGACCGTGTTCGACACCGGCGTGGTCGCCTGGTGCTTCCTGATCGGACTGCTGCTCGCGTTCTTCATCTCGGCGGTCCCGAGACTCCGCGAGTCGCGCAAGAACCGAGCGTGA
- the prmC gene encoding peptide chain release factor N(5)-glutamine methyltransferase: MNRHPLRPALIEAERLLAAAGVDSPRTDAHLLAAHLLGVPPGKLVLTPMVEPRVLDELGALVAKRATRVPLQHLTGEAHLWGVDLAVGPGVFIPRPETELLVEWALNAVRGAARPVVVDLCTGSGALALSIAHHRPDAVVHAVEKDPTALSWARRNADARSAAGDTPIRLHHGDVTAPGVLSDLDGAVDLVVCNPPYVPDATEVQPEVADHDPRAAVFGGADGLDVIRHVVTLAARLLKPGGHVAIEHDDTHGEAVPALLATRKVLADATPHRDLAGRPRFATARRTG; this comes from the coding sequence ATGAACCGACACCCGCTGCGGCCCGCGCTGATCGAGGCCGAGCGCCTGCTGGCCGCGGCGGGTGTCGACAGCCCTCGCACCGACGCGCACCTGCTCGCCGCGCACCTGCTGGGCGTGCCGCCGGGCAAGCTCGTGCTCACGCCCATGGTCGAACCGCGCGTGCTGGACGAGCTGGGCGCGCTGGTGGCGAAGCGGGCCACCCGCGTCCCGCTCCAGCACCTGACCGGCGAGGCGCACCTGTGGGGCGTCGACCTCGCGGTCGGGCCCGGCGTGTTCATCCCGCGCCCGGAGACCGAGCTGCTGGTGGAGTGGGCGCTGAACGCCGTGCGCGGCGCCGCTCGGCCCGTCGTGGTGGACCTGTGCACGGGGTCCGGCGCGCTGGCGCTGAGCATCGCGCACCACCGGCCGGACGCGGTCGTGCACGCGGTGGAGAAGGACCCGACCGCCCTGTCCTGGGCCCGCCGCAACGCGGACGCCCGCAGCGCGGCGGGCGACACCCCGATCCGGCTGCACCACGGCGACGTGACCGCGCCGGGCGTCCTGTCCGACCTGGACGGCGCGGTGGACCTGGTGGTGTGCAACCCGCCGTACGTGCCGGACGCCACCGAGGTCCAGCCGGAGGTCGCCGACCACGACCCGCGCGCGGCGGTGTTCGGCGGCGCGGACGGGCTCGACGTGATCCGCCACGTGGTGACCCTGGCGGCCCGCCTGCTCAAGCCCGGCGGCCACGTGGCCATCGAGCACGACGACACCCACGGCGAGGCCGTGCCCGCCCTCCTGGCCACCCGCAAGGTCCTCGCCGACGCCACCCCGCACCGCGACCTGGCAGGCCGCCCCCGCTTCGCGACCGCCCGCAGGACCGGCTGA
- the atpB gene encoding F0F1 ATP synthase subunit A translates to MDTLVLAEGGEFHKPAIEEFFPPALLFEGTPFELDRVMLIRILMTVVLAAFFLIAMRRPKLVPRGIQNLGEMALDFVRINIAEDVLGKENGRRFLPLLTTFFFLIWATNLSGIIPFLNMPSTARIGLPLALAVVAYLAFNYAGIKAQGVGGYLKSNLFPPGVPKPLYVLVTPIELVSVFLIRPGTLMIRLMANMLAGHMALVLFFSAAWYLMFQAGDLVLAPAGFLSLVMGLMFTLFELMVQFLQAYIFTLLTAVYIDGALHAEH, encoded by the coding sequence TTGGACACCTTGGTGCTTGCCGAGGGTGGGGAGTTCCACAAGCCGGCGATCGAAGAGTTCTTCCCGCCTGCCCTGCTGTTTGAAGGCACGCCGTTCGAGCTCGACCGGGTCATGCTGATCCGCATCCTCATGACGGTGGTCCTCGCGGCGTTCTTCCTGATCGCCATGCGCAGGCCCAAGCTCGTCCCGAGGGGCATCCAGAACCTCGGCGAGATGGCGCTGGACTTCGTCCGCATCAACATCGCCGAGGACGTCCTCGGCAAGGAGAACGGCAGGCGGTTCCTGCCGCTCCTGACGACCTTCTTCTTCCTGATCTGGGCGACGAACCTCTCCGGGATCATCCCGTTCCTGAACATGCCGAGCACGGCCCGCATCGGGTTGCCGCTCGCGCTCGCGGTGGTCGCCTACCTGGCGTTCAACTACGCGGGCATCAAGGCGCAGGGTGTCGGCGGCTACCTCAAGTCGAACCTGTTCCCGCCGGGGGTTCCCAAGCCGCTCTACGTTCTGGTGACGCCCATCGAGCTCGTCTCGGTGTTCCTCATCCGTCCCGGAACGCTGATGATCCGCCTCATGGCGAACATGCTCGCCGGGCACATGGCGCTGGTCCTGTTCTTCAGCGCCGCGTGGTACCTGATGTTCCAGGCCGGGGACCTGGTCCTGGCGCCGGCAGGCTTCCTGTCGCTCGTCATGGGCCTGATGTTCACCCTGTTCGAGCTGATGGTGCAGTTCCTCCAGGCGTACATCTTCACCCTGCTCACCGCCGTCTACATCGACGGTGCGCTCCACGCGGAGCACTGA
- a CDS encoding F0F1 ATP synthase subunit delta — translation MTLHAASREALAAAELRLLELVEGAAGATGPSALGQELFSVVGLLSAQPQLRRAFGDASSDPAGRERLLRSLLAGKVADATLDVLVTAVTAKWSSPRELVDGVESLARTALLVHAERDGRLDAVEDELFRLGRIVAGNPELERVLTDPAGSPDGKLALLNGLIRGKVEKVTEALVTQLVQHPRGLGVVNGLTLLAGLAAKRRERSVAHVRSAVELTADQQDRLAASLTRIYSRPIALHVEVDASLVGGLVIKIGDEVIDGSVAGRLAALRRDLAG, via the coding sequence ATGACGCTGCACGCCGCTAGTCGCGAAGCTCTGGCAGCCGCTGAACTGCGGCTGCTGGAGCTGGTCGAGGGCGCCGCGGGCGCCACCGGCCCGTCCGCGCTGGGGCAGGAGCTGTTCTCCGTGGTGGGTCTGCTGAGCGCGCAGCCGCAGCTGCGGCGCGCGTTCGGCGACGCCTCGTCCGACCCCGCGGGCAGGGAGCGCCTCCTGCGCTCCCTGCTGGCGGGCAAGGTCGCGGACGCCACGCTGGACGTCCTCGTCACGGCGGTCACCGCCAAGTGGTCGAGCCCGCGCGAGCTGGTGGACGGGGTCGAGTCGCTGGCTCGCACCGCGCTGCTGGTGCACGCGGAGCGCGACGGCAGGCTCGACGCCGTCGAGGACGAGCTGTTCCGCCTCGGCCGCATCGTCGCCGGGAACCCCGAGCTGGAGCGGGTCCTCACCGACCCGGCCGGTTCGCCCGACGGCAAGCTCGCCCTGCTGAACGGCCTCATCCGGGGCAAGGTCGAGAAGGTGACCGAGGCACTGGTCACCCAGCTCGTCCAGCACCCCAGGGGCCTCGGCGTGGTCAACGGCCTGACCCTCCTGGCGGGCCTCGCGGCCAAGCGCCGCGAGCGCTCGGTCGCCCACGTCCGCTCGGCGGTCGAGCTGACCGCGGACCAGCAGGACCGCCTCGCGGCCTCGCTGACCCGCATCTACTCACGACCGATCGCACTGCACGTCGAGGTCGATGCCTCGCTCGTCGGCGGCCTGGTCATCAAGATCGGTGACGAGGTCATCGACGGGAGCGTCGCAGGTCGCCTGGCGGCACTCCGCCGCGACCTCGCAGGCTGA
- the lpdA gene encoding dihydrolipoyl dehydrogenase produces MSAHFDVVVLGAGPGGYVAAIRAAQLGLKTAVVEEKYWGGVCLNVGCIPSKALLRNAELAHLFTHEQKTFGIQVDGTVTFDYGAAFQRSRKVADGRVKGVHFLMKKNGITEYNGRGTFTDANTIEVNGESITFSHAIIAAGASTRLLPGTELSERVVTYEEQILTEDLPESIVIAGAGAIGVEFGYVLHNYGVKVTIVEFLDRMVPLEDVEVSTELAKRYKRMGVDVRTGTRVESIDDSGAKVRVTVSKDGKEEVLEADKVLQAIGFQPRVEGYGLESTGVALTERGAIAVDERGRTNVPHIYAIGDVTAKLMLAHAAESMGIIAAETIAGAETMELDFPMIPRATFCQPQIASFGWTEAQAREKGFDVQVAKFPFTANGKAHGIGDYSGFVKLISDGEHGELLGAHMIGPDVTELLPELTLAQQWDLTVHEVARNVHAHPTLSEAVKEAVHGLAGHMINF; encoded by the coding sequence ATGAGCGCACACTTTGACGTCGTGGTCCTCGGTGCTGGGCCCGGCGGGTACGTCGCCGCCATCCGCGCGGCTCAGCTGGGGCTGAAGACCGCGGTCGTCGAGGAGAAGTACTGGGGCGGGGTGTGCCTCAACGTCGGGTGCATCCCCTCCAAGGCGCTCCTGCGCAACGCCGAGCTCGCCCACCTGTTCACGCACGAGCAGAAGACCTTCGGCATCCAGGTCGACGGCACGGTCACGTTCGACTACGGCGCCGCCTTCCAGCGCAGCCGCAAGGTCGCGGACGGGCGCGTCAAGGGCGTGCACTTCCTCATGAAGAAGAACGGCATCACCGAGTACAACGGTCGGGGCACGTTCACCGACGCCAACACCATCGAGGTCAACGGCGAGTCGATCACCTTCTCGCACGCGATCATCGCCGCGGGCGCCAGCACCCGCCTGCTGCCGGGCACCGAGCTGTCCGAACGCGTCGTGACCTACGAGGAGCAGATCCTCACCGAGGACCTCCCCGAGAGCATCGTCATCGCCGGCGCGGGTGCGATCGGCGTCGAGTTCGGCTACGTGCTGCACAACTACGGCGTCAAGGTCACCATCGTCGAGTTCCTCGACCGGATGGTGCCGCTGGAGGACGTCGAGGTGTCCACCGAGCTGGCCAAGCGCTACAAGCGCATGGGCGTCGACGTGCGCACCGGCACCCGCGTCGAGTCCATCGACGACTCCGGCGCGAAGGTCCGCGTCACCGTCTCCAAGGACGGCAAGGAGGAGGTCCTGGAGGCCGACAAGGTCCTGCAGGCCATCGGCTTCCAGCCGCGCGTCGAGGGCTACGGCCTGGAGTCGACCGGCGTGGCGCTGACCGAGCGCGGCGCGATCGCCGTCGACGAGCGCGGTCGCACCAACGTGCCGCACATCTACGCCATCGGCGACGTCACCGCGAAGCTCATGCTCGCGCACGCCGCCGAGTCCATGGGCATCATCGCGGCCGAGACCATCGCGGGCGCGGAGACCATGGAGCTGGACTTCCCGATGATCCCGCGCGCGACGTTCTGCCAGCCGCAGATCGCCAGCTTCGGCTGGACCGAGGCGCAGGCCCGCGAGAAGGGCTTCGACGTCCAGGTCGCCAAGTTCCCGTTCACCGCGAACGGCAAGGCGCACGGCATCGGCGACTACAGCGGCTTCGTGAAGCTGATCAGCGATGGCGAGCACGGCGAGCTGCTCGGCGCCCACATGATCGGACCGGACGTCACCGAGCTGCTGCCCGAGCTGACCCTGGCCCAGCAGTGGGACCTGACCGTGCACGAGGTGGCGCGCAACGTCCACGCCCACCCGACGCTGAGCGAGGCCGTGAAGGAAGCGGTGCACGGCCTGGCCGGGCACATGATCAACTTCTGA